In one window of Gossypium hirsutum isolate 1008001.06 chromosome A01, Gossypium_hirsutum_v2.1, whole genome shotgun sequence DNA:
- the LOC107918106 gene encoding prolyl endopeptidase isoform X2, whose protein sequence is MGSLGFFEEPFGPLKYPKARSDESVVDDYHGFKVADPYRWLEDCDAEEVKEFVKKQVALTESVLEKCETRGKLHDKITNLFDHPRYTVPFRRGNKYFYFHNTGLQAQNVLYMQDGLEGKPEVLLDPNTLSDDGTVSFKALSICEDAKYLAYGLSSSGSDWVTIKVMRIEDKTVEPDSLSWIKFTDISWTHDSKGFFYSRYPAPKDGENFYSGIQTNVNVNHELYYHFLGTNQSEDILCWRDPDNPKHMFSGKVTDDGKYLVLYIDEGCGPVNKLYLCDMSTLPGGLQGFRERNGPLPFVKLIDKFDAQYINVANDDSWFTFMTNKDAPKYKLVRVDLKEPGKWIDVIPENEKDVLQSACVVNGNQIITSYLSDVKYVIQVRDLETGSMLHNLPIDIGTVYGISARREDSIVFIGFTSFLTPGIIYQCNLGTKFPEMKIFREISVLGFDRSEFKVNQVFVPSKDGTKIPMFIIGRKDLNLDGSHPCLLYGYGGFNVSLTPSFSVSRIVLARHLGAFFCIANIRGGGEYGEEWHKAGALSKKQTCFDDFISAAEYLISSGYTMPEKLCIEGGSNGGLLVGACINQRPELFGCALAHVGVMDMLRFHKFTIGHAWTCDFGCSDKEEDFNWLINCWVLPYVYEVLTIT, encoded by the exons ATGGGTTCTCTCGGTTTCTTTGAGGAACCCTTTGGCCCTTTGAAGTATCCAAAAGCTCGCAGCGACGAGTCAGTAGTTGATGATTATCATGGTTTTAAAGTGGCTGACCCTTATCGATG GCTCGAAGATTGTGATGCTGAAGAAGTAAAGGAGTTTGTGAAGAAACAGGTTGCTCTGACAGAGTCAGTGCTTGAAAAGTGCGAAACAAGGGGTAAACTTCACGACAAAATCACCAATCTCTTCGACCATCCACGATACACTGTGCCCTTTAGGCGAggcaataaatatttttacttccaTAACACCGGTCTCCAAGCACAAAACGTCCTTTACATGCAG GATGGTTTAGAGGGAAAACCAGAAGTTTTGCTTGACCCCAACACCCTCAGTGACGATGGAACAGTGTCGTTTAAGGCCCTGTCTATTTGTGAGGACGCCAAGTACTTGGCTTACGGGCTTAGTTCGAGTGGAAGTGATTGGGTGACTATTAAAGTAATGCGAATCGAGGATAAAACAGTGGAGCCTGATAGTTTATCATGG ATAAAGTTTACTGATATCAGCTGGACACATGATAGCAAAGGGTTTTTCTACAGCCGGTACCCAGCGCCCAA AGATGGAGAAAACTTTTATTCTGGGATACAAACTAATGTTAACGTCAATCATGAGCTATACTATCATTTCCTTGGTACAAATCAGTCTGAAGACATTTTATGCTGGAGAGATCCTGACAATCCAAAGCACATGTTTAGTGGAAAAGTGACGGATGATGGGAAG TATCTTGTTCTGTATATTGATGAGGGATGTGGCCCTGTCAATAAACTCTATCTCTGTGACATGTCTACACTTCCTGGAGGTCTCCAAGGTTTCCGGGAAAGAAATGGCCCACTCCCGTTTGTTAAGTTGATAGATAAGTTCGACGCACAATATATTAATGTTGCTAATGATGATTCGTGGTTTACTTTCATGACAAACAAAGATGCTCCGAAATATAAATTAGTTCGAGTCGATCTGAAGGAACCGGGTAAATGGATTGATGTTATTccagagaatgaaaaagatgtgCTTCAATCAGCATGTGTTGTGAATGGCAATCAGATAATTACGAGTTATTTGAGTGATGTCAAGTATGTGATCCAAGTCAGGGATTTGGAAACAGGTTCCATGCTGCATAATTTGCCTATTGACATAGGAACTGTTTACGGGATCTCTGCTCGCCGTGAAGATAGTATCGTTTTCATTGGTTTTACTAGCTTTCTTACTCCTGGTATAATATATCAATGTAACTTAGGAACTAAGTTTCCAGAAATGAAGATATTCCGTGAGATTAGTGTGCTTGGATTTGATCGGTCGGAGTTCAAAGTCAATCAG GTTTTCGTGCCAAGTAAGGATGGCACCAAGATCCCAATGTTCATAATTGGGAGGAAGGACCTAAATCTGGATGGATCACACCCTTGTTTGTTGTATGGATATGGTGGATTCAATGTCAGTCTCACACCATCATTTAGTGTTAGTCGTATAGTGCTTGCCAGGCACCTTGGTGCTTTTTTCTGCATCGCAAACATTCGCGGTGGTGGAGAATACGGTGAGGAATGGCACAAAGCTGGTGCCTTATCCAAGAAGCAAACTTGCTTTGATGACTTCATTTCTGCTGCTGAGTATCTAATATCTTCTGGATATACTATGCCCGAAAAGCTATGTATTGAAGGGGGAAGCAACGGTGGGCTTCTAGTTGGGGCTTGCATAAATCAG AGACCTGAGCTTTTTGGTTGTGCGTTGGCTCATGTTGGTGTCATGGACATGTTGAGGTTTCACAAATTCACCATAG GCCATGCTTGGACATGTGATTTTGGCTGTTCTGACAAAGAAGAAGATTTCAACTGGCTTATCAA CTGTTGGGTTCTACCTTATGTTTATGAGGTACTCACCATTACATAA
- the LOC107918106 gene encoding prolyl endopeptidase isoform X1, which produces MGSLGFFEEPFGPLKYPKARSDESVVDDYHGFKVADPYRWLEDCDAEEVKEFVKKQVALTESVLEKCETRGKLHDKITNLFDHPRYTVPFRRGNKYFYFHNTGLQAQNVLYMQDGLEGKPEVLLDPNTLSDDGTVSFKALSICEDAKYLAYGLSSSGSDWVTIKVMRIEDKTVEPDSLSWIKFTDISWTHDSKGFFYSRYPAPKDGENFYSGIQTNVNVNHELYYHFLGTNQSEDILCWRDPDNPKHMFSGKVTDDGKYLVLYIDEGCGPVNKLYLCDMSTLPGGLQGFRERNGPLPFVKLIDKFDAQYINVANDDSWFTFMTNKDAPKYKLVRVDLKEPGKWIDVIPENEKDVLQSACVVNGNQIITSYLSDVKYVIQVRDLETGSMLHNLPIDIGTVYGISARREDSIVFIGFTSFLTPGIIYQCNLGTKFPEMKIFREISVLGFDRSEFKVNQVFVPSKDGTKIPMFIIGRKDLNLDGSHPCLLYGYGGFNVSLTPSFSVSRIVLARHLGAFFCIANIRGGGEYGEEWHKAGALSKKQTCFDDFISAAEYLISSGYTMPEKLCIEGGSNGGLLVGACINQRPELFGCALAHVGVMDMLRFHKFTIGHAWTCDFGCSDKEEDFNWLIKYSPLHNVRRPWEKLPGRMLQYPSTMLLTADHDDRVVPLHSLKMLATMQHVLCTSLENSPQTNPIVGRIECKAGHGCGRPTHKLIDEAADRYSFMAKVLGASWIE; this is translated from the exons ATGGGTTCTCTCGGTTTCTTTGAGGAACCCTTTGGCCCTTTGAAGTATCCAAAAGCTCGCAGCGACGAGTCAGTAGTTGATGATTATCATGGTTTTAAAGTGGCTGACCCTTATCGATG GCTCGAAGATTGTGATGCTGAAGAAGTAAAGGAGTTTGTGAAGAAACAGGTTGCTCTGACAGAGTCAGTGCTTGAAAAGTGCGAAACAAGGGGTAAACTTCACGACAAAATCACCAATCTCTTCGACCATCCACGATACACTGTGCCCTTTAGGCGAggcaataaatatttttacttccaTAACACCGGTCTCCAAGCACAAAACGTCCTTTACATGCAG GATGGTTTAGAGGGAAAACCAGAAGTTTTGCTTGACCCCAACACCCTCAGTGACGATGGAACAGTGTCGTTTAAGGCCCTGTCTATTTGTGAGGACGCCAAGTACTTGGCTTACGGGCTTAGTTCGAGTGGAAGTGATTGGGTGACTATTAAAGTAATGCGAATCGAGGATAAAACAGTGGAGCCTGATAGTTTATCATGG ATAAAGTTTACTGATATCAGCTGGACACATGATAGCAAAGGGTTTTTCTACAGCCGGTACCCAGCGCCCAA AGATGGAGAAAACTTTTATTCTGGGATACAAACTAATGTTAACGTCAATCATGAGCTATACTATCATTTCCTTGGTACAAATCAGTCTGAAGACATTTTATGCTGGAGAGATCCTGACAATCCAAAGCACATGTTTAGTGGAAAAGTGACGGATGATGGGAAG TATCTTGTTCTGTATATTGATGAGGGATGTGGCCCTGTCAATAAACTCTATCTCTGTGACATGTCTACACTTCCTGGAGGTCTCCAAGGTTTCCGGGAAAGAAATGGCCCACTCCCGTTTGTTAAGTTGATAGATAAGTTCGACGCACAATATATTAATGTTGCTAATGATGATTCGTGGTTTACTTTCATGACAAACAAAGATGCTCCGAAATATAAATTAGTTCGAGTCGATCTGAAGGAACCGGGTAAATGGATTGATGTTATTccagagaatgaaaaagatgtgCTTCAATCAGCATGTGTTGTGAATGGCAATCAGATAATTACGAGTTATTTGAGTGATGTCAAGTATGTGATCCAAGTCAGGGATTTGGAAACAGGTTCCATGCTGCATAATTTGCCTATTGACATAGGAACTGTTTACGGGATCTCTGCTCGCCGTGAAGATAGTATCGTTTTCATTGGTTTTACTAGCTTTCTTACTCCTGGTATAATATATCAATGTAACTTAGGAACTAAGTTTCCAGAAATGAAGATATTCCGTGAGATTAGTGTGCTTGGATTTGATCGGTCGGAGTTCAAAGTCAATCAG GTTTTCGTGCCAAGTAAGGATGGCACCAAGATCCCAATGTTCATAATTGGGAGGAAGGACCTAAATCTGGATGGATCACACCCTTGTTTGTTGTATGGATATGGTGGATTCAATGTCAGTCTCACACCATCATTTAGTGTTAGTCGTATAGTGCTTGCCAGGCACCTTGGTGCTTTTTTCTGCATCGCAAACATTCGCGGTGGTGGAGAATACGGTGAGGAATGGCACAAAGCTGGTGCCTTATCCAAGAAGCAAACTTGCTTTGATGACTTCATTTCTGCTGCTGAGTATCTAATATCTTCTGGATATACTATGCCCGAAAAGCTATGTATTGAAGGGGGAAGCAACGGTGGGCTTCTAGTTGGGGCTTGCATAAATCAG AGACCTGAGCTTTTTGGTTGTGCGTTGGCTCATGTTGGTGTCATGGACATGTTGAGGTTTCACAAATTCACCATAG GCCATGCTTGGACATGTGATTTTGGCTGTTCTGACAAAGAAGAAGATTTCAACTGGCTTATCAA GTACTCACCATTACATAATGTAAGGAGACCATGGGAGAAACTTCCTGGTAGAATGTTGCAATATCCATCCACTATGCTATTGACTGCAGATCACGATGATCGTGTCGTTCCGTTACATTCATTGAAGATGTTGGCA ACAATGCAACATGTTCTGTGTACGAGCTTGGAGAACAGTCCCCAGACTAATCCGATTGTTGGACGTATTGAGTGTAAGGCCGGTCATGGATGTGGACGTCCAACACATAAACTG ATTGATGAAGCTGCTGACAGGTATAGCTTCATGGCTAAGGTGTTAGGTGCATCTTGGATAGAGTAA
- the LOC107917980 gene encoding prolyl endopeptidase, giving the protein MISRACHALLFNLPYTTRRLGNLAPNLIVKVSAPRKSRRCLNPFVSTASLMGSVSALKEPLEYPISRRDDSVVDDYHGVKIADPYRWLEDPDAEEVKDFVQKQVKLTESVLQQCEAKDKLREKITKLFDHPRYEVPFKRGNKYFYFHNTGLQAQNVLYVQDSLEGEAQVLLDPNSLSEDGTVSLSSLSVSEDAKYLAYGLSSSGSDWVTIKVMRVEDKSAEPDTLSWVKFSGISWTHDSQGFFYSRYPAPKEGENVDAGTETDSNLNQQLYYHFLGTDQSEDILCWRDPENPKHFVAGGITDDGKYLVLTIGESCDPVNKLYYCDISSLPEGLEGFRNKDGLLPFVKLIDTFDAQYEAIANDDTVFTFLTNKDAPKYKVVRVDLKEPSNWIDVIPEAEKDVLESVYAVNVNKLIVSYLSDVKYVLQVRNLKTGSLLHQLPIDIGSVYGISARREDSVAFIGFTSFLTPGIVYQCNLGTETPDMKIFREISVPGFDRSEYEVNQVFVPSKDGTKIPMFIVGRKNINLDGSHPCLLYGYGGFNISLTPTFSVSRIVLTRHLGAFYCVANIRGGGEYGEEWHKAGALSKKQNCFDDFISAAEYLISAGYTRSEKLCIEGGSNGGLLIGACINQRPDLFGCALAHVGVLDMLRFHKFTIGHAWTSDYGCSDKEEEFHWLIKYSPLHNVRRPWEQHPDQPLQYPPTMLLTADHDDRVVPLHTLKYLATLQYVLCTSLEKSPQTNPIVGRIECKAGHGAGRPTQKMIDEASDRYGFMSKMLGITWIE; this is encoded by the exons ATGATTTCACGCGCATGCCACGCGCTCCTTTTTAATCTTCCTTACACTACGCGCCGTCTCGGAAACCTCGCTCCCAATCTAATAGTAAAAGTCTCAGCTCCACGGAAGAGTCGCCGTTGCCTCAACCCTTTCGTTTCGACTGCTAGTCTCATGGGTTCAGTTTCTGCGTTGAAAGAGCCTTTAGAGTATCCAATTTCTCGCAGAGACGACTCTGTCGTTGACGATTACCATGGCGTTAAGATTGCTGACCCTTATCGATG GCTTGAAGATCCCGATGCTGAGGAAGTAAAGGATTTTGTTCAGAAACAGGTAAAATTAACCGAATCGGTGCTTCAGCAGTGCGAAGCAAAAGATAAGCTTCGCGAGAAAATCACCAAGCTTTTTGATCACCCACGTTATGAGGTCCCATTCAAGCGAGGCAATAAGTATTTCTATTTCCATAACACTGGACTTCAAGCACAAAATGTCCTTTATGTCCAG GATAGTTTGGAAGGAGAAGCTCAAGTATTGCTTGACCCCAATTCGCTTAGTGAGGATGGAACCGTGTCTTTGAGCTCCTTGTCTGTAAGTGAGGATGCTAAGTATTTGGCATATGGGCTTAGTTCCAGTGGCAGTGATTGGGTGACGATTAAAGTGATGCGAGTTGAGGATAAATCAGCTGAGCCTGATACTTTATCATGG GTAAAGTTTTCAGGTATAAGTTGGACCCATGATAGCCAAGGGTTCTTCTATAGTCGTTATCCAGCACCTAA AGAGGGAGAAAATGTTGACGCTGGGACAGAGACCGATTCTAACCTTAATCAACAGCTATACTATCATTTTCTCGGTACAGATCAATCTGAAGATATTTTATGCTGGAGAGATCCTGAAAATCCTAAGCACTTTGTGGCAGGTGGTATCACAGATGATGGAAAG TATCTTGTCCTAACCATTGGGGAGAGTTGTGACCCTGTCAATAAACTATACTACTGCGACATATCCTCACTTCCTGAAGGTCTTGAAGGTTTCAGGAATAAGGATGGTCTTCTCCCATTTGTCAAGTTGATTGATACATTTGATGCTCAATATGAAGCTATTGCAAATGATGATACAGTTTTTACTTTCCTTACGAATAAAGATGCCCCTAAATATAAAGTAGTCCGAGTAGATCTGAAGGAACCAAGTAACTGGATTGATGTCATCCCAGAAGCTGAAAAGGATGTGCTTGAATCAGTATATGCTGTAAATGTTAATAAATTGATCGTCAGTTACCTGAGTGATGTGAAGTATGTGCTGCAAGTAAGGAATTTGAAAACAGGATCACTGCTGCATCAGTTGCCAATTGACATTGGGTCTGTTTATGGGATTTCAGCAAGAAGGGAAGACAGTGTGGCTTTTATTGGTTTTACCAGCTTTCTTACTCCAGGTATTGTATATCAGTGCAATCTAGGCACTGAGACACCAGATATGAAGATATTCCGTGAAATTAGTGTTCCTGGATTTGACCGCTCAGAGTATGAAGTCAATCAG GTATTTGTGCCAAGTAAGGATGGTACGAAGATTCCAATGTTCATTGTGGGCAGGAAGAACATTAATTTGGATGGATCACACCCTTGTTTGCTATATGGATATGGTGGGTTTAACATTAGTCTCACACCAACATTCAGTGTGAGTCGTATTGTACTTACAAGGCATCTCGGTGCTTTTTATTGTGTTGCCAACATTCGTGGTGGGGGAGAATATGGAGAGGAGTGGCATAAAGCTGGTGCTCTTTCCAAGAAGCAAAATTGCTTTGATGACTTCATTTCGGCTGCTGAGTATCTTATATCTGCTGGCTATACTCGGTCTGAAAAGTTGTGTATTGAAGGTGGAAGCAATGGTGGGCTTCTCATTGGGGCTTGCATAAACCAG AGACCAGATCTTTTTGGTTGTGCTTTGGCTCATGTTGGTGTGCTGGACATGTTACGATTTCACAAGTTCACCATCG GCCATGCATGGACATCGGATTATGGATGTTCTGACAAGGAGGAAGAGTTTCACTGGCTGATCAA GTACTCACCACTACATAATGTACGAAGACCATGGGAACAGCATCCTGATCAGCCATTACAGTACCCTCCTACTATGCTGTTGACTGCTGATCATGATGATCGTGTTGTGCCATTACACACGTTGAAATACTTGGCG ACACTGCAATATGTACTGTGTACAAGCTTAGAGAAGAGCCCGCAAACCAACCCGATCGTAGGCCGCATTGAATGCAAGGCGGGACATGGGGCTGGACGCCCAACACAGAAAATG ATTGACGAAGCTTCTGACCGATATGGTTTCATGTCTAAGATGTTGGGTATAACATGGATTGAGTAG